A genomic segment from Corythoichthys intestinalis isolate RoL2023-P3 chromosome 2, ASM3026506v1, whole genome shotgun sequence encodes:
- the bcas2 gene encoding pre-mRNA-splicing factor SPF27, which translates to MSGTAAVAGDVFVDALPYFDQGYDAAGVREAAAALVEEETRRYRPTKNYLSYLPTPDFAAFETEIMKNEFDRLAARQPMDLLSMKRYELPAPSAGQKNDITAWQDCVNNSMAQLEHQAVRIENLELMSQYGTNAWKVYNDTLAFMIEMAQKELQKFRKQIQDLNWQRKNDQLAGGAKLRELESNWVSLVSKNYEIERAIVHLENEMSQLRQQQGDENKENIRQDF; encoded by the exons ATGTCTGGGACTGCCGCAGTTGCGGGTGATGTGTTTGTTGATGCTTTACCTTATTTTGACCAAGGTTACGATGCCGCTGGTGTCAGGGAAGCT GCTGCAGCATTAGTGGAGGAGGAGACAAGAAGATACAGACCGACCAAGAATTACCTGAGCTACCTGCCTACTCCTGACTTTGCTGCTTTTGAG ACTGAAATTATGAAGAATGAATTTGATCGCCTAGCCGCACGACAACCTATGGACCTCCTGAGCATGAAGAG GTATGAGCTGCCAGCACCCTCTGCAGGTCAAAAGAATGACATTACAGCTTGGCAGGATTGTGTGAACAACTCCATGGCCCAGCTAGAGCACCAAGCGGTTCGCATTGAGAACCTGGAGCTGATGTCGCAGTATGGAACCAATGCATGGAAAGTCTATAACGA TACACTGGCCTTCATGATCGAGATGGCACAAAAGGAACTTCAGAAATTCAG GAAACAAATTCAAGATCTAAATTGGCAGCGTAAAAATGACCAGTTAGCAGGAGGAGCGAAACTTCGTGAGCTTGAATCAAA CTGGGTGTCGCTGGTCAGCAAGAACTACGAGATTGAGCGGGCAATTGTGCATCTAGAAAATGAAATGAGTCAACTCAGACAGCAGCAGGGAGATGAGAACAAGGAGAACATTAGGCAGGATTTTTGA